Proteins from one Ricinus communis isolate WT05 ecotype wild-type chromosome 9, ASM1957865v1, whole genome shotgun sequence genomic window:
- the LOC8282179 gene encoding probable transcription repressor OFP9 — translation MKKQKLQQRGCKALCCSSCSRLSVSSSEEAESSASNHRYASISSLAHAMVQERLDQMIKERPQQETRYHKERRRARSNEGIKFVVMVAMEKSSHDPRQDFRESMVEMIMANRLEEPKQLRSLLNYYMSMNAQVYHGIILEVFHEVCSDLFFCCKCH, via the coding sequence ATGAAGAAGCAGAAGCTTCAACAAAGAGGATGCAAGGCCTTGTGTTGCAGTAGTTGCAGCAGGCTTAGTGTCTCTTCTTCTGAGGAAGCTGAGAGCTCCGCTTCCAACCATCGTTACGCATCCATTTCAAGTCTTGCACATGCCATGGTCCAAGAAAGACTGGATCAAATGATTAAAGAAAGGCCGCAACAAGAAACAAGATAccataaagaaagaagaagagcaAGAAGTAATGAAGGAATCAAGTTTGTAGTAATGGTAGCAATGGAGAAGAGTTCCCATGATCCAAGACAAGATTTTAGAGAATCAATGGTTGAAATGATCATGGCAAACAGGTTAGAAGAACCTAAACAACTTCGTAGCCTCTTGAATTATTACATGTCAATGAATGCTCAAGTTTATCATGGAATTATACTTGAGGTTTTCCATGAGGTTTGCTCTGATTTGTTCTTCTGTTGTAAATGccattaa